A stretch of Gossypium hirsutum isolate 1008001.06 chromosome A06, Gossypium_hirsutum_v2.1, whole genome shotgun sequence DNA encodes these proteins:
- the LOC107929809 gene encoding importin-9 isoform X2: protein MSHGPMSYINMHTWKARLGNIFPGFYWFLIHFSLAVIRRLLLSTLDDPNRKLCTAISMAVVAIAIYDWPESWPDLLPFLLKLIGDQTSMNGGDRDSV, encoded by the exons ATGTCACATGGACCCATGTCCTACATCAACATGCATACATGGAAGGCAAGGCTTGGAAACATCTTTCCTGGTTTCTACtggtttttgattcatttttcacTG GCAGTTATCCGCAGACTACTTTTATCAACTTTGGATGATCCTAATAGAAAACTTTGCACAGCAATCAGTATGGCTGTAGTAGCTATTGCAATCTACGACTGGCCAGAAAGTTGGCCAGACTTGTTGCCGTTCCTCCTAAAGTTGATTGGTGATCAAACTAGCATGAATGGAG
- the LOC107929815 gene encoding probable ribose-5-phosphate isomerase 4, chloroplastic isoform X3 codes for MMATTAAAANLPCLPQTWKANNPKGRHKVITWERRSKSPSLTACYCSLSETSPLFRAAKHTIDTYIKSGMVIGLGSGQASAMAIKYLGHQIRAGAFKHILGIPTSVVSASEAAKAGIPLGELGNSSQIDFAFDDVDIIEERTLISVIGCQRLQGEESIIQEKLVLSMVDQIVFMVTENQYKRGLEGSIPVVIESLNWLETAEEIDDLFLGDAEILFVRYRIRDHRSRSHPHYQSPLGTLLVELWI; via the exons ATGATGGCAACAACAGCAGCTGCAGCAAATCTTCCTTGTTTACCTCAAACTTGGAAGGCCAATAATCCCAAAGGCCGTCACAAAGTAATTACATGGGAAAGGAGATCCAAATCTCCATCACTTACTGCATGCTATTGCTCTCTTTCTGAGACTTCCCCTCTTTTCCGAGCAGCCAAGCACACT ATtgatacatatatcaaaagtggGATGGTTATTGGACTCGGGTCTGGTCAAGCTTCAGCCATGGCCATTAAGTATTTGGGTCACCAAATTCGTGCAGGTGCTTTCAAACACATACTGGGTATACCTAC GTCTGTAGTAAGTGCGAGTGAAGCAGCAAAGGCTGGAATTCCATTAGGAGAGCTTGGAAACAGTTCTCAA ATTGATTTTGCATTTGATGATGTTGACATAATAGAGGAAAGGACATTAATTTCTGTCATCGGATGCCAGAGACTGCAAGGTGAGGAGTCCATAATCCAAGAGAAG CTGGTGCTAAGCATGGTTGATCAGATTGTGTTCATGGTTACAGAAAATCAGTATAAACGTGGTCTAGAGGGTTCTATTCCAGTTGTAATTGAATCA CTCAATTGGCTGGAAACTGCTGAAGAGATTGACGACCTATTTTTAGGTGATGCAGAG attttgttcgttagatatcggattcgggatcatcgaagtcgaagtcatccacactatcaaagccctttgggtactcttttagttgaactctggatatag